From the genome of Rhizobacter sp. AJA081-3:
CCGCAAGGCCGACCCGCGCACCGGCCGCGTGCCCGACGAGAACTACGCCCGCGAGGTGATGCAGCTGTTCTCCATCGGGCTGCAACAGCTCAACGACGACGGCTCGGTCAGGCAGGCCAACGGCATTGCGCTCGAGACCTACACGCCGGCCGACATCGCCGGCTTGGCCAAGGTGTTCACCGGCTTCAGCTGGACCTGCCCCGACTGGCCCGACAACGGCTGCTTCAGCAACGGCTCGCTGGGTGGCGTGTCCGACCCCGACCGCTGGATCAAGCCGATGGTCGGCTACCCGCAGCACCACAGCACCGAGGAGAAGGTGTTCCTGTCGGCGAACATCGCGGCGCAGACGCAATCCGACCCGAACGCCAGCCTGAAGACGGCGCTCGACACGCTGTACAACCACCCGAACGTCGGCCCCTTCATCGGCAAGCAGCTGATCCAGCGCCTGGTCACCAGCAACCCGAGCCCGGGTTACGTGGCGGCCGTGGCGGGCGCCTTCAACAACAACGGCAGCGGCGTTCGCGGCGACCTGCGTGCGGTGATCAAGGCGGTGCTGCTGCACCCCGAGGCGCGCGTCGTGACCACGACCAGCGGCAAGATCCGCGAGCCGATCCTGCGCCTGTCGGCCGTGCTGCGCGCCTTCGGCTACAGCTCGGACAGCGGCAACTTCCGCGTCGGCAACACCGACAACGCCGGCACCTCGCTGGGCCAGACGGCGATGCGCTCGCCCACGGTCTTCAACTTCTACCGCCCCGGCTACGTCGCCCCGGGCACGCAGGCGGCCTCGGCCGGTCTGGTGGCGCCGGAGATGGCGCTCGCGCAGGAGACCACCGCTGCGGGCTACGTCAACTACATGCGCGACAACGTCTCGCAGGGTGTGGGTGCCAGCGCGGCGGTGATGGTCAACGGCGTGTCGGTGACACGCCGCGACCTGCAGCCGAACTTCAGCGCCGAACTGGCCCTGGTGGGACAGCCTGCCGACCTGGTCGAGCAGATCTCTACCAAGCTGATGGCCGGCAGCATGCCCGACGCCTTGAAAACCGAGATCCGCACGGCGGTCGAGAGCATCACCATCCCGGCGCTGAACAGCACCGGCAGCAATCAGGCCGCCATCGACACCGCCAAGCGAAACCGCGTCAATGCCGCTGTCTTCCTGACGGTGGTGTCGCCCGAGTTCCAGGTGCAGAAGTGAGCGGGGAGAGAACCACCATGAAAAAGATCGACGCTTCCCGCCGCACGTTCCTGCGGCACGCCGGCGTGATGTCCACGCTCGGCGCGGCCGGCGCACCGCTGGCGCTGAACCTCTCGGCACTGGGCACGGCGGCGGCGCAGACCGCCGGCGACTACAAGGCCATCGTGTGCATCTTCCTGTTCGGTGGCAACGACTCCATCAACATGGTGCTGCCGACCGACACTGCCTCGTTCACCAACTACACCACGCTGCGCAGCCAGGCGCCCGACTCCATCGCGCTGCTCGCGCCGGGCACGGCGATCAACGCGGGAGCGGCGGCCGGCTCGCCGGCTCGGCTGGGCGGCGTGCTGCCGATCACGCCGACCAACGCACAGGGCCGCAGCTTCGCATTGCACCCGGCGATGGGCGCGCTGCAAACGATGTTCAACACCGACCGGCGGCTGGCGATCCTGCCCAACGTCGGGCCGCTGATCCTGCCCACCAGCAAGACGCAGTACAGCCAGTCGTCGCACCGCAAGCCGGCCAGCCTCTTCTCCCACAACGACCAGCAGAACACCTGGCAGGCCTTCCTGCCCGAAGGTGCCACGGTCGGCTGGGGCGGTCGCATGGGCGACCTGCTCGCGTCGATGAACCAGCGCACCGTGTTCACCTCGATCACCGCCGGCGGCAACGCCGTGTGGCTGTCGGGCCAGGACGTGCGCCAGTACCAGGTCACCAACAACGGCGCGATCCGCCTGGGCACCAACGCCAACGGGCAGGTGTACGGCTCGGCCGCGGTGGGCGCCGCCATGGAGCGCATCGTACAGACCACGCGCGGTGGCCACGTGCTCGAGGCCGACCTGTCGGCGGTGTCGGCGCGTTCGATGCAGGCCGAGTCGCTGCTGCGCAACGCGCTCAAGCCGGCCAGCGACCCGCTGTTCGGCACCGCGCCGGCCACCGGCAACTACAGCGCCACCAACGACCCGAAGCTGCGCTACACGGACCCGAACAATCCGGGCACCACGATCTCCAACAACCTCGCGCAGCAGCTCCAGATCGTGGCGCGCATGATCGACGCCAGCGGCAACGCCTCGATCGGCGCGAAGCGCCAGGTGTTCTTCGTCAGCATGGGCGGCTTCGATACGCACGACGTGCAGAACGGCAACCATGCGCAACTGATGGCGCGGCTGTCGCATGCGCTGCGCTACTTCGACGACACGCTCGGCGCGATGGGTGTGCGAGACCGCGTCACCACCTTCACCGCCAGCGATTTCGGCCGCACCTTCACCAGCAATGGCGACGGCACCGACCACGGCTGGGGTGCGCACCACTTCGTGATGGGCGGCGCGGTGCGGGGCGGCGACCTGTACGGCAGCTTCCCCGTCTATGGCGCGAAGAACACGAACAACAACAACTTCGACAGCAGCCCCGACCAGCTGGGCAACGGCAGCCTGCTGCCCACCACCTCGGTGGACCAGCTCGGCGCCACGCTGGGCAAGTGGTTCGGGCTGAGCGACACGCAGTTGCTCGACGTGTTCCCGAACCTCGCCAACTTCAGCGCGCGTGACCTCGGGTTCATGAACCCCGCCTGACATTGACAGCTCGTTACGCCTGATTCGATCGGCGCTGGCACCTCGGTGCGCCGCCGGGGTCGAATCGGCGTTGTCGTTGTGGAGGCGGCGCATGGCCTGCGCGGCCCGAATCTTTCAGGAGAACAAGCATGAGCGTTGAGACCTCACCGGGCGCGGT
Proteins encoded in this window:
- a CDS encoding DUF1501 domain-containing protein, with the protein product MKKIDASRRTFLRHAGVMSTLGAAGAPLALNLSALGTAAAQTAGDYKAIVCIFLFGGNDSINMVLPTDTASFTNYTTLRSQAPDSIALLAPGTAINAGAAAGSPARLGGVLPITPTNAQGRSFALHPAMGALQTMFNTDRRLAILPNVGPLILPTSKTQYSQSSHRKPASLFSHNDQQNTWQAFLPEGATVGWGGRMGDLLASMNQRTVFTSITAGGNAVWLSGQDVRQYQVTNNGAIRLGTNANGQVYGSAAVGAAMERIVQTTRGGHVLEADLSAVSARSMQAESLLRNALKPASDPLFGTAPATGNYSATNDPKLRYTDPNNPGTTISNNLAQQLQIVARMIDASGNASIGAKRQVFFVSMGGFDTHDVQNGNHAQLMARLSHALRYFDDTLGAMGVRDRVTTFTASDFGRTFTSNGDGTDHGWGAHHFVMGGAVRGGDLYGSFPVYGAKNTNNNNFDSSPDQLGNGSLLPTTSVDQLGATLGKWFGLSDTQLLDVFPNLANFSARDLGFMNPA
- a CDS encoding DUF1800 family protein, which translates into the protein MIHDPIDQGRTLAMRTRVALGALAASVVLALAACGGAKDEETGGAVSEIPASRSDAARFLTQASFGPTTAAVDRVMAVGYGAWIDEQLAAPQASHRASWEAQDAVVKAANAANSIGQDGIYNSFWKQAISGEDQLRQRVAFALSQIFVISLQDSTVGDNPRAVADYMDMLATQGFGNYRDLLESVSVHPMMGAYLTSLRNRKADPRTGRVPDENYAREVMQLFSIGLQQLNDDGSVRQANGIALETYTPADIAGLAKVFTGFSWTCPDWPDNGCFSNGSLGGVSDPDRWIKPMVGYPQHHSTEEKVFLSANIAAQTQSDPNASLKTALDTLYNHPNVGPFIGKQLIQRLVTSNPSPGYVAAVAGAFNNNGSGVRGDLRAVIKAVLLHPEARVVTTTSGKIREPILRLSAVLRAFGYSSDSGNFRVGNTDNAGTSLGQTAMRSPTVFNFYRPGYVAPGTQAASAGLVAPEMALAQETTAAGYVNYMRDNVSQGVGASAAVMVNGVSVTRRDLQPNFSAELALVGQPADLVEQISTKLMAGSMPDALKTEIRTAVESITIPALNSTGSNQAAIDTAKRNRVNAAVFLTVVSPEFQVQK